Genomic window (Arachis hypogaea cultivar Tifrunner chromosome 13, arahy.Tifrunner.gnm2.J5K5, whole genome shotgun sequence):
TATTATAGACGATGGCACaaagaatttataaaatcaaattacttTTACGAAAAATTGTAAGAGACAAAAATTCTCATAAGTTAAGAAGACCTgaatttttatagataaaaaaaattaaataataaaatttttaattattatttttatatgaaagaatttaattctttattaataattaattttaacatttattatctaaaatttaaaagaatttaatgtgtatatttttatatttgattaggtgtAAAGTCTGTTGTAtagatagaaataattaatttttatgtttgctatttaaagataatattttttctttctatttatataaaactataattagatattagtataaaaatttatattgatagttataaaattaactcaatttttttaaaataattgaatcttgattctaatttttaattacaGCATTAGTATTTtctctaaattatatgtaatcaatatttgaagaaagagaagagaagagaaaatatagattagaaagatatataaacaataaaaatttaaaattaaataaaaaatatacatataataataatatttttaatttgaattatattaccttgttaattttattttttgtagaatagaAAGGTAGAGaataatagagaatgagagaaaagagagagaaagataaataagaagaatgagagggggagtttattaattttggaaaaaaaatttattttaattgtaatgaaaaaTATCTAGTGATGcattttaatttgtcaaattattgatataaattatatacAGAGTGGAaaggatagagagaaatagaaaaaaaaaagaggtagataagagaatgtaggaagagaatttattaattttagagaaaaatatttcttcccaattttaataagagagtgtcatatgATACATTTTAGAGTCGGTGAAGGAACGAGAGAGATAGAAAAAGCGAGAGGGAGGAGgagagaattttttaattttggatgaaaagatttgatttcaattgtaagagcattttagttgtaaaattagtaataatataataatagaggGAGTTTGTtagttttagaaagaaaaaatttattctaattataattttggtttgtcaaattattaatataaattataaattaataattatatatagagtgaaaatgatagagagaaatagaaaaaaaaaaagagagataaacAAGAGAATGTAGGAagggaatttattaattttagagaaaaatatttctactcaattttaataagagagtgtcatataATGcattttggttattaaattagttagtaatatatatatatatagttatatttcaattttaatattttaattttaatttaatttaaatataattagagaatgtcatgttacacattttgatagttaaatttataattagtcattgataatgatacaTAAGAAAGATAAAAGTGAGTAAAAAATAAGAGCTGAAAtagatttagttttaaaaattttaggtgtaattattttgttggtccctatagttttgcgaaatttttaattaggtccctataatttttttccttttaattgagttcttgcaccaaaaatttttttaattgagtccctacattttttttcctttttatttgagtccctgcaccaattttttttagttgggtccctatacaattaagtcaattactactaagaggaacctaattgaaaaaaaaaatttggtgcagggactcaattgaaagaaaaaaaagtataggaacctaattgaaaattttgcaaaactataaggaccaatagaataattaaaccaaaattttatatatagtatatagtaaaaatatttctttatccCCACAAAGTAAATAAATTTAAGCGCAATGTACGTAAATAAAATGAAACACAGAAACCATTACCTGATTACAACATTTCAAAATTGGTTACGTGCATGTCTTTTTTTTATTACTATGTAATCCGTGGGAGCCAACCACGATTTCTAAGTGTATATAAGCCGTTGCTACCTGGCACGGTTTACGTGTGAGGAACATTGATCATAAACCTTTGGAGGCAACCACGATTTATGAAGGGAGATAAATGTGCATAAAACCTTGTAAGTAACAACGGTTTATGAAGGACTTTGAATAGGCATAAACCCTTGTTAGCTGCCATGGTTTATGAGGAGAGGAATTCTATATATATGTGAGTGAGATTCAAGCTGCTGAAGAGATCATTATCACAATGGCAAGTGAGGAAGAGAGTTTTCTTGTTTTAGTGCATTGCTCTGGGAAAatcaaaagaagcaaaaaatatgGTGTGAAGTTCATTGACAGAGAACCATTAAGTGTATTCATCAGTTCATCAAGCACTTTGTCAGATGTGAAGAACAGCATCCTGCAGAAGTTTGGGGTATTTGGGAGAAGGTACCTCAGGAGATGAATAAGGCTCCCACACGAACTGCATCGGAGAAGGTAACGTTAGTTAAGACCATAGGAGTAAACACGAACGACTACTTGTAAGAGCAATAACTAAACGACTCACATCATGAAAACGCAACCTATCCAAAGAAAGGCGTGCAGCCACCACTTTCTGACCCACTGCATCGTTTCTCGGTAGATATGTAGTCCACCTACAAGTTTCATTGAATGAATGTCATAACGAACAACAACACAGGTAATTGAACTAGCTATGCACGGAAAATAATAAACCGTACCTGGATGCAAGCGGAAACCCGAACACATCAAAACTACTAGGCCTCAAACTGGGaaacctccagaaaatccaagacTGTAAAAGCTATAGTGGACCGGCCAAGTTAACAACGTTTTTGTTTGTCCCACGATAAAGACATCTATACAACCAGGCCAGTGCAGCCGACCCCAGCTATATCGGCCCAAGTCTTCCATCGATGCCAAATAAGGCAACCACCGAAGGTGAACCCGGTTTGCATTCTTGTCCGCAAACAGATAAGAGGACAACAACATCAGAATGTAAGCATGCGCGTATATACGCACAGTCTCTTCACTAGCATCTGCTGGGAGAACCCGaaacctctcatggaaccatGTGTAGCACACTGTCATCTACTTGATTTTATTCTGCAGAGGTAACTCTCCAAACAACTGGCAAAACCACACTCATGCGGGTCTTCCATTCTCCATCAGATTCTCAAACTCAGTCAGGCACCCACTAACGGGCCCCCATCGATGGGCAAACCCAGCTGATAGGCCACATCTTGCAAAGTGATAGTGCACTCCCCAAACGGCATGTGGAAGGTGTGGGTCTCAGAACGCCACCTCTCAATGAACGCGCTAAGTAGAGGCTCATCAACCCAGAATCACTGACTGTTCAGCCTACGATCAATACTAATAACagcaaatataatttaaaaaagtagTTATACACCCACATTGGTTTTATATTTTCTCTAATAATAACAATAGTTCTAATAATAACCACAATAACAAAATTAACAATACCAACAGGAATAACAATACTGACAACAATAATAATTAGAATACtaccaacaacaataataacaatactaACAAgtcacattaataataataatatgaataatgaTAACAATAAACTTATTTAACTAACCTCTTGTTCGATGTATCCAGCCACATGCGCAACACCATTTAACCGGTACATGCGACCTTCGTCTTCCATCGGTCCACCACCCAACTGATTCAAAACCTCAAACCGGCCCCTAAACCTCAAAGCTCTCCGAATTCTCTCTCAACCACCCAACTTCACAAAATTTGCTATGGCTCAAATGTGATCCGCCATGACCAGCAGCGGCTTCTATTTAAAGTTGAAACACCACCGTTTACATAGAAAGTGAAACAGGACATACACATAAGGTACTTCCATTTGTTGTAATTAGGTAAAGGtttctatgttttattttatataggtACATTGCCCTAAATTTAATCCCatcaactttatttattttcttggtTCACAAcatttatatacaaataaaaagaaaaaagattaaatgactttattatattataaaatattatattaattatttaataaaaataattaagtaaataatatataaaaactaataataataatttaattaatttgaataatttcaATTTCTCAAAGTGTTATTTCCATTCAACTTTTTTTCTGttctctatctttttttttcctagtttaaaaattgtttaaatatcTAATATTGTCCTCCGCTTCCTTCTCCTGAACGTTATTTTGCTTTAGTGACTGTATGAATGTGTGATTGTTACTTCCATTTCTAAGAGTAATATCTTCCATTCAAATATATTAAGGTAAAAATTCAGGTGTAattaacttcacgtaaagttgataattgaggggtcgttagatgaaaatttggtCAAATCAGTCCAATTATTTAATcgctctcaactatcaattttacACGAAGTTGACTACACTTAAGTTTTCACCATATATTAACTTCACTCTACCAACTCTGATTCTTTTTATATGGTTTTATTTAAGATTTTCTTAATGAAGTGAGAGttagtttatatatattaaaaaaattaaactcttatgtcctatattgtatgtttcttttttctttattcatgTGATTAATTTTGGACAATGCTATTGTGctataatttctttttttcgGTAGATGCTAAAATGAGTTAGTTGTGTCTAGAGAGAAACGCGTGTTGTTGTTGCTGCCAAAAGCAGAGACAAGACCTCAATCAAATCAGCAATAATAAAAATCTATCTAAACTGATACAGATGCAGTGTGTTTATATTATGGAGTGACATAATTAATAtagattaatttattcttaattatgCTAATAATtgggttgaattttttttagattggacttttattttttttaagtggtCTGAATTAAAAATGTGTATACTTGATCCAAGATATTTTGGCATaaaactttttaataataataataataataataatagaagattAACAAGAATTagcataaataaatttattatgaaaaaaattgcaTAACAATTATCATGAATGAAAATAATAAGAATGAATTATAAGTTATAACTTAAATGATATAATCTTCTTATACTTATTTAAAAGAGGAATGCtaaggggccagcaattttagtattttgtaaccatcaattggtcatcaatagtatttttaatagtgtgagattacatctaatgatgAAAAATtactcacttttgttttgatggttaagtgttggccagaaaatacaaaagttgctGATTTCCTAGATTTTTCCTATTTAAAAATGgttaatttaagtttttttatttaaaaaaaataaattaataattataaataataatatttataatttattattaataaataatatttattatgataaaaatttatatataattattttcatataaaattaataaatattaactaTGAATGAAGACGTCTTCAAGGAAGGGAGTTTTCATgaatcattattaaaaaaaaaaaaaacttattttttcttCGTTCCAAACACGGCACCCATATAAAGTCTacgaaaaagagagaaagaaaaggcaatAGAAAATAGATGCGATGATTAATCCCAAATCCGAATGAAATTAATTGGTGGAAGGAGGAAGGTCTCCATCTGGCATTATTCCGACACGGCGCAGCACTACACTTAACTTGGAATCTtcaactcaataataataattcgAAATCCACAAGGAAAGCAAACTGAACTGAAAACGATGGACAAAGTCATGACATTGTCCGATGCGGCGGGCTTGGGCCGACGGGCCGGCCCACGTTCTCCTTCCTCGTCTTCCATCCTTCCCTACAACCTCCCTCTTCTCGCCGCCCTCCTCGCCTGCGCCCTCGCCCAGTTCCTCAAGATCTTCACCACCTGGTCCGTACACATTCCTTTCTTTCCTCTTTTAACCCTTCAATTGTTCGACCTCACTCTCATAATTATTCGTCCGTGCAATATTTCAACTCTGTTTTTCTCGTATCAATTGGATCAAGGTATTTACTTTTGGTTGGGTTTTAACATAGCTGTGACTGAAGATTAGTTGAATTTAGATTAGCCTATTTTGTTTTGGTAGATGAATGTGCAAATCCATATTGGTGTGCTTGTATAGGTGCTTATTGTGTTACATTTGGGCAAATTGGACTCATTTCCTTCAATTTTTACATGGTGCTTAGTCTCATTTCTTATAGTATACAGAGGTATCCAATGTAATATTACTTAAATCTCAAGGATGTCATAGTCCACCTTTCGAATTGAAATGGTGTTGATGCATGTAAGTCTTGGATGAAGAATGTAATGTGTTATAATGATGACAAAAAGGGACCTTGTTCATAAGTCCTTGTAGTACATACCTCTTACTTTTATTTGAGAGTGATTGTGGATTAGTTACTCTCCCAATcctttttgtttcaaattttctatggttttgtgaatttgaaGGTAATGTGTATACTTTTGTAGGAAGCCCAGTTTTCGTAGCATCCTTGAGCTTCATGCGTGAAATCAATCTACTTTGAATTTGCATTTTGGATAGTATACCTGaagaatttttttgttatataccATAGTTCTGATGTATGAGGAATATGAGCTCATTTTTTCTCCCAAAATTTTCTCCTAGATACTCAGGTATAAGGAAAAGAGATGGGATACTAAAAGGATGCTTGATTCTGGTGGAATGCCTTCATCGCATTCTGCAGCGGTGTCAGCACTAGCAATGGCTATAGGTCTCCAAGAAGGAACAGGGTCATCCGCATTTGCAATTGCTGTCGTCTTGTCATGTATTGTATGTCAATCATCGCTGATAAATTCTTTTAGTTTTGCTCatgttttattactttttctcttCTGATATACTTTTCATTATTAGTTCTGATATGAATGGAGTATAGTTAACTTAACATATGTGCTCTTATGGTTTTATGTGTGAATGTTCTTTTATATGCTGTGTATGTGTAATGAATCCGGATGTCACACTTGAATTCTTTCAAAACGTTAGATACTCTATACCAAATTATTAACGTCCTCCAAAAATACATTCTGCTAGCAGATTCAGCATTTCCATTGTGATTTTCTGGTGGTTTTATTGGTTGAAATATGGGTAAATGACTATTTGCCGAAAAAAAATTCAGTTTCTAACAAAATGACTTCCAAAAGATTAATGTGACATCGTGGTCTAACAAAATGTACCAAAAGATGGTTTGGTGCAACTTGTCAGACAAAGTAAATCTTTGGGGAGCCACAATGTCATTTCAATCTTTTGGGGGGGTTAAAATGGTGGTGAATATTTAATGGTATAAAGTATCTAGGTTTGGAATTCACTTCTTGtacctttcctttttttttttatgaagcaTTAGAAAGCGTAATCTTGTGTAGTATGCTGATTACCACAGAGAGAAAATTAGGAATGGCATCCTTGAATAATGAATCATGATTCGTTATCTTTGTATATTATACAGTTTCATGTAAAAAGTTGGAAAAGTTTCTTTACTGCTCTTTCTATTTTATGTGTGGATTTAAACTCTATATGTTTACTGTCTCCATGGTATGGGATTATTAATCTGTAGCCTTCATTTGGTATTCATCTCTTGGTTTTCTCACATGATTGTTCTGACAAACATACTGATAATTGGGGGCTTTTTTCACTATCCGCTATTTATTTATGTTGCTGTTGTGATTTTCCCCTCTTTTTATGGGTATCTTCAGCATTTCAATGTTTTCACTTCAATTGGATGGGATAATTATTTCTTATCTAACTTTGATAGGTAATGTATGATGCCTCAGGAGTTAGACTTCATGCAGGTCGGCAGGCAGAAGTAAGATTTTTTCCTTGGTAGCATCGCTTTCTTGCTTTGACATTTACCCTTAAGTTCTTATATTATAAATTTCACATATTGCTTTGTGGCACAAAATAATGCCAACATTCACTGCAGTTGCTGAATCAAATTGTGTGTGAGCTACCACCAGAACATCCTTTATCCAGTTGCAGACCTCTGCGTGATTCACTTGGCCATACTCCACTTCAGGTGGGTTCTTACAGTGTTTCCCTTTTATGTCTGGTACTTTGGTTGCCTTAGGCTTCGATTCTTTGAATACCATTGATGAAATAGCTTAGGATTACACGCATGCCATTATGCAACAAATATTTAAGACTAACTCATGACCAGAACTTATTATTGTGTATTGTTTGCCAATTAAAATGCTAAAGCCATCCCTTTCTTTACTgtgtttaattttcaaattgcATGCATAACTTCAGCGTGAAAATTAATGCTGCTAGATCTAAGATCTTCTTGCAATTAAAACTAATCAAATTCTTCTTTATAGTCTGCCCTTTTCTCACTTTCCAGTAAAAAACGAATGAATCTCAATGATTTTCCAAGGCTGCAAGCTATCTATGCAGTTATTAAAGTAAAAAGTAAATTACACTGACCTTATATGAGATTAGGTAATAATTCACAAGTAACCATTGACCCTCTTTTCCAGTGGTCGGATAAGTACCTTTTGTCCATTGACTTGTCATGCTTAGACTGATCTCTCTACAAGGGAGGTCAGTCTTATTGTCGTGCTTGTAATGAGGTCTGTGTACTGTACTACTGTTTACTGGAATGCTCAATGCTATATTTCACATAATACAAGTATATCATATGTGATATCAACTAAACCTAAGGGCTAAGGAGATGTTGGTCCTTATTGTAATTATGTACAAGTTGAAAGTAAATTAACGTAATTTACTCCTAAAAATTAATCCCCATCTAGTTCCTAAATCCTAATTGAGTGTTGCTGCTTAGATTCCACAATTCACTTCACTTCATTTGTGCTACCAAATGCTATGTCagttgtaaatttttattttgagtgAACACTCAAATTGGTCTCCAAAGAACTTCAGTAGAACACTTTGGTCCTctaacaaatttttattctttagaagtTCTCGTAAATTACTCCTGTCGGATATGGTAGTCCTTTCGTCagtttcaattaaatttttaatatgcatGTTGGACAATAAGtagtaaataaattttattaattataggtTCCATAAAATATCACTATAAGACAAATTAGTCTCCATCAAAATGACAGCGAGACCAATCTGTCTGACAGGAGTAATTCCCGAGGACTTCTAGAGAATAAAAAGGTTTTAGAACGAAAGTGACTGATCTAAAATTCCTTGGGATCCAATTTAGGTGtttattctctcttttcttttgtggCCAATTTATTTGCTTGAATTCGACCAATTAGTTGGGTTTATTCTATCTGCTTCTGTCTCATTAGTGAATGCGTACATGAATAACCACTCTTCTATTTTGAACAGGTTTTTGTCGGTAGCATATTGGGATGCATAATAGCATTTTTGATGAGAGGCCCCCATTAATATTCTGTGTGATGATGATCGATACTAATTCATTAGTCCAATCACAAGTGTTACTTCGTAGCCAACACAAAATCATCGTCCAAAGGGCATGAAAGCCTGTTGTTGTTCCAAGCTTCTTTAGGGTAAACTGGTTCTGATGGTTCACCTCGGTGTTGAGAGATCCTGCTTCCTGATTTTTTGGACGTTCCAACTTCTCTTGTATGCGTTAATTAGTTCATCCTTTAAGTGTTAGCTATTGCAGTATAGGTTAATTTTTATTGAACACCATTTGATATAAACTATGGTCTTTCCATTGTGAAATTCACAAGCTGTGGAGGTTGGTTTTTGTGTTTGACTATAAATGTAAATCTAGTTTGTGATATATGATTATGAGTTTGTCTATAATTgtgaattttgttttaattatatatatgtaaatatcgTTTGTATGTTCGGATTATTTGATCGTGCTTCTAATTATTTCACTCTTGTTCGAAAGATATTTTTTCCTAATAAGAAATTTTTTAAATGTACtattaatagtataaaatgaTTTATACAGCAatttagttgtattttgattttgaatggccatttatattttttatgatatgacAAATACATAATttgaaagtatattttttatttttaaaatttgttaaaaatattcataagatttattttgttttaattttgtttcagaaatttttgatttatatcaaatatatccttatggctaattttttaaaaaatttataatcaaaAACAATAATTTTACAAGAACAATTATCATCACAAGTAAATCAGAGATAGTTGTCATGTATTATTGCTGGATTAGTCCtaaatcttttgaaaatttagctatcagttatatttgatgtaaatcgaaaatttttaaaacaaaataaaacttatggataatattaaaatttttgacaaattttaaagataaaaaatatactttatctttGTATAATTAATATCGttgatttttttaacaatttggAATTTTGGAGTGCATATCATAATTAAGTTCTAAAATTGTATGAAGTTTGAAAAAAGTTAATGGACGGTCCTGATTCACTTTAAACTAAGCACATCAACGACTCTCTCCACGCTTCTTCTAAATCTCTTCTCCCAAACAGGTCCTAGATTGCAACCTTGCTCGGAGAAGAAAcctatcaaaattcaaattacgAAAATGGAGGGAAACGACC
Coding sequences:
- the LOC112737493 gene encoding uncharacterized protein, with the translated sequence MDKVMTLSDAAGLGRRAGPRSPSSSSILPYNLPLLAALLACALAQFLKIFTTWYKEKRWDTKRMLDSGGMPSSHSAAVSALAMAIGLQEGTGSSAFAIAVVLSCIVMYDASGVRLHAGRQAELLNQIVCELPPEHPLSSCRPLRDSLGHTPLQVFVGSILGCIIAFLMRGPH